One Glycine max cultivar Williams 82 chromosome 6, Glycine_max_v4.0, whole genome shotgun sequence DNA segment encodes these proteins:
- the LOC100810257 gene encoding homeobox protein knotted-1-like 3 isoform X1, producing MAYHNPQDLPLHHFTDQQQHHNHTLPHNSLLSDPASKPASDPHQPAPNWLNNALLRTDYTHTTTTTTTNTAANNSNNSTNFLNLHTSASDSGQWQARPILNRNHSEVIDDVAGAGAESGDLKGETAPVDGLLNWQNARLKAEILTHPLYEQLLSAHVACLRIATPVDQLPRIDAQLAQSQNVVAKYSAFGQAIVGDDKELDQFLSHYVLLLCSFKEQLQQHVRVHAMEAVMACWEIEQSLQSLTGVSPGEGTGATMSDDEDEQVDSDANLFDGALDGPDSMGFGPLIPTENERSLMERVRHELKHELKQGYKDKIVDIREEILRKRRAGKLPGDTTSVLKAWWQSHSKWPYPTEEDKARLVQETGLQLKQINNWFINQRKRNWHSSPSTSTVLKSKRKRSNAGLNSADQYT from the exons ATGGCGTACCATAACCCCCAAGACCTTCCACTTCACCATTTCACTGACCAACAACAACACCATAACCATACTCTCCCTCACAACTCCTTGCTCTCCGACCCTGCCTCCAAACCTGCCTCCGATCCTCACCAACCCGCGCCAAATTGGCTCAACAACGCCCTTCTCCGAACGGACTACAcccacaccaccaccaccaccaccaccaacaccgCTGctaacaacagcaacaacagcaCCAACTTCCTCAACCTCCACACTTCCGCTTCCGACTCCGGCCAATGGCAGGCCCGCCCGATCCTTAACCGCAACCACAGCGAGGTCATCGATGACGTGGCCGGCGCAGGCGCCGAATCCGGAGATTTGAAGGGAGAGACGGCGCCGGTGGACGGCCTCTTGAACTGGCAGAATGCGAGATTGAAGGCGGAGATTTTAACGCATCCTCTGTACGAACAGCTTCTGTCGGCACACGTGGCGTGCTTGCGGATCGCCACGCCGGTCGACCAGTTGCCCAGGATCGACGCTCAGCTCGCACAGTCCCAGAATGTGGTCGCCAAGTACTCTGCCTTCGGACAAGCCATCGTTGGCGACGATAAAGAACTCGATCAGTTCTTg TCCCACTATGTTCTGTTGCTCTGTTCTTTCAAAGAACAACTTCAACAGCATGTCCGGGTCCATGCAATGGAAGCAGTCATGGCTTGTTGGGAGATCGAGCAATCCTTACAAAGTTTAACAG GAGTTTCACCCGGGGAAGGTACGGGAGCAACAATGTCTGATGACGAAGATGAGCAAGTAGATAGTGATGCCAATctgtttgatggtgctttggatGGTCCTGATAGCATGGGATTCGGTCCTCTTATTCCCACAGAGAATGAGAGGTCCCTCATGGAACGTGTAAGACATGAATTGAAGCACGAATTGAAACAG gGTTATAAAGATAAAATCGTGGACATAAGAGAGGAAATTTTACGTAAGAGACGAGCTGGGAAACTTCCTGGTGACACGACCTCTGTCCTTAAAGCTTGGTGGCAATCACATTCCAAGTGGCCTTATCCTACG GAGGAGGATAAGGCACGGTTGGTGCAGGAAACGGGTTTGCAGTTAAAGCAGATCAATAATTGGTTTATCAATCAAAGGAAGAGGAACTGGCATAGCAGTCCCTCAACTTCTACTGTTTTGAAGAGCAAGCGCAAAAG AAGTAATGCAGGTCTTAATAGTGCTGATCAGTACACGTAA
- the LOC100810257 gene encoding homeobox protein knotted-1-like 3 isoform X4, with product MAYHNPQDLPLHHFTDQQQHHNHTLPHNSLLSDPASKPASDPHQPAPNWLNNALLRTDYTHTTTTTTTNTAANNSNNSTNFLNLHTSASDSGQWQARPILNRNHSEVIDDVAGAGAESGDLKGETAPVDGLLNWQNARLKAEILTHPLYEQLLSAHVACLRIATPVDQLPRIDAQLAQSQNVVAKYSAFGQAIVGDDKELDQFLSHYVLLLCSFKEQLQQHVRVHAMEAVMACWEIEQSLQSLTGVSPGEGTGATMSDDEDEQVDSDANLFDGALDGPDSMGFGPLIPTENERSLMERVRHELKHELKQGYKDKIVDIREEILRKRRAGKLPGDTTSVLKAWWQSHSKWPYPTEEDKARLVQETGLQLKQINNWFINQRKRNWHSSPSTSTVLKSKRKRS from the exons ATGGCGTACCATAACCCCCAAGACCTTCCACTTCACCATTTCACTGACCAACAACAACACCATAACCATACTCTCCCTCACAACTCCTTGCTCTCCGACCCTGCCTCCAAACCTGCCTCCGATCCTCACCAACCCGCGCCAAATTGGCTCAACAACGCCCTTCTCCGAACGGACTACAcccacaccaccaccaccaccaccaccaacaccgCTGctaacaacagcaacaacagcaCCAACTTCCTCAACCTCCACACTTCCGCTTCCGACTCCGGCCAATGGCAGGCCCGCCCGATCCTTAACCGCAACCACAGCGAGGTCATCGATGACGTGGCCGGCGCAGGCGCCGAATCCGGAGATTTGAAGGGAGAGACGGCGCCGGTGGACGGCCTCTTGAACTGGCAGAATGCGAGATTGAAGGCGGAGATTTTAACGCATCCTCTGTACGAACAGCTTCTGTCGGCACACGTGGCGTGCTTGCGGATCGCCACGCCGGTCGACCAGTTGCCCAGGATCGACGCTCAGCTCGCACAGTCCCAGAATGTGGTCGCCAAGTACTCTGCCTTCGGACAAGCCATCGTTGGCGACGATAAAGAACTCGATCAGTTCTTg TCCCACTATGTTCTGTTGCTCTGTTCTTTCAAAGAACAACTTCAACAGCATGTCCGGGTCCATGCAATGGAAGCAGTCATGGCTTGTTGGGAGATCGAGCAATCCTTACAAAGTTTAACAG GAGTTTCACCCGGGGAAGGTACGGGAGCAACAATGTCTGATGACGAAGATGAGCAAGTAGATAGTGATGCCAATctgtttgatggtgctttggatGGTCCTGATAGCATGGGATTCGGTCCTCTTATTCCCACAGAGAATGAGAGGTCCCTCATGGAACGTGTAAGACATGAATTGAAGCACGAATTGAAACAG gGTTATAAAGATAAAATCGTGGACATAAGAGAGGAAATTTTACGTAAGAGACGAGCTGGGAAACTTCCTGGTGACACGACCTCTGTCCTTAAAGCTTGGTGGCAATCACATTCCAAGTGGCCTTATCCTACG GAGGAGGATAAGGCACGGTTGGTGCAGGAAACGGGTTTGCAGTTAAAGCAGATCAATAATTGGTTTATCAATCAAAGGAAGAGGAACTGGCATAGCAGTCCCTCAACTTCTACTGTTTTGAAGAGCAAGCGCAAAAG GTCTTAA
- the LOC100810257 gene encoding homeobox protein knotted-1-like 3 isoform X2: MAYHNPQDLPLHHFTDQQQHHNHTLPHNSLLSDPASKPASDPHQPAPNWLNNALLRTDYTHTTTTTTTNTAANNSNNSTNFLNLHTSASDSGQWQARPILNRNHSEVIDDVAGAGAESGDLKGETAPVDGLLNWQNARLKAEILTHPLYEQLLSAHVACLRIATPVDQLPRIDAQLAQSQNVVAKYSAFGQAIVGDDKELDQFLSHYVLLLCSFKEQLQQHVRVHAMEAVMACWEIEQSLQSLTGVSPGEGTGATMSDDEDEQVDSDANLFDGALDGPDSMGFGPLIPTENERSLMERVRHELKHELKQGYKDKIVDIREEILRKRRAGKLPGDTTSVLKAWWQSHSKWPYPTEEDKARLVQETGLQLKQINNWFINQRKRNWHSSPSTSTVLKSKRKSNAGLNSADQYT; this comes from the exons ATGGCGTACCATAACCCCCAAGACCTTCCACTTCACCATTTCACTGACCAACAACAACACCATAACCATACTCTCCCTCACAACTCCTTGCTCTCCGACCCTGCCTCCAAACCTGCCTCCGATCCTCACCAACCCGCGCCAAATTGGCTCAACAACGCCCTTCTCCGAACGGACTACAcccacaccaccaccaccaccaccaccaacaccgCTGctaacaacagcaacaacagcaCCAACTTCCTCAACCTCCACACTTCCGCTTCCGACTCCGGCCAATGGCAGGCCCGCCCGATCCTTAACCGCAACCACAGCGAGGTCATCGATGACGTGGCCGGCGCAGGCGCCGAATCCGGAGATTTGAAGGGAGAGACGGCGCCGGTGGACGGCCTCTTGAACTGGCAGAATGCGAGATTGAAGGCGGAGATTTTAACGCATCCTCTGTACGAACAGCTTCTGTCGGCACACGTGGCGTGCTTGCGGATCGCCACGCCGGTCGACCAGTTGCCCAGGATCGACGCTCAGCTCGCACAGTCCCAGAATGTGGTCGCCAAGTACTCTGCCTTCGGACAAGCCATCGTTGGCGACGATAAAGAACTCGATCAGTTCTTg TCCCACTATGTTCTGTTGCTCTGTTCTTTCAAAGAACAACTTCAACAGCATGTCCGGGTCCATGCAATGGAAGCAGTCATGGCTTGTTGGGAGATCGAGCAATCCTTACAAAGTTTAACAG GAGTTTCACCCGGGGAAGGTACGGGAGCAACAATGTCTGATGACGAAGATGAGCAAGTAGATAGTGATGCCAATctgtttgatggtgctttggatGGTCCTGATAGCATGGGATTCGGTCCTCTTATTCCCACAGAGAATGAGAGGTCCCTCATGGAACGTGTAAGACATGAATTGAAGCACGAATTGAAACAG gGTTATAAAGATAAAATCGTGGACATAAGAGAGGAAATTTTACGTAAGAGACGAGCTGGGAAACTTCCTGGTGACACGACCTCTGTCCTTAAAGCTTGGTGGCAATCACATTCCAAGTGGCCTTATCCTACG GAGGAGGATAAGGCACGGTTGGTGCAGGAAACGGGTTTGCAGTTAAAGCAGATCAATAATTGGTTTATCAATCAAAGGAAGAGGAACTGGCATAGCAGTCCCTCAACTTCTACTGTTTTGAAGAGCAAGCGCAAAAG TAATGCAGGTCTTAATAGTGCTGATCAGTACACGTAA
- the LOC100810257 gene encoding homeobox protein knotted-1-like 3 isoform X3 has product MAYHNPQDLPLHHFTDQQQHHNHTLPHNSLLSDPASKPASDPHQPAPNWLNNALLRTDYTHTTTTTTTNTAANNSNNSTNFLNLHTSASDSGQWQARPILNRNHSEVIDDVAGAGAESGDLKGETAPVDGLLNWQNARLKAEILTHPLYEQLLSAHVACLRIATPVDQLPRIDAQLAQSQNVVAKYSAFGQAIVGDDKELDQFLSHYVLLLCSFKEQLQQHVRVHAMEAVMACWEIEQSLQSLTGVSPGEGTGATMSDDEDEQVDSDANLFDGALDGPDSMGFGPLIPTENERSLMERVRHELKHELKQGYKDKIVDIREEILRKRRAGKLPGDTTSVLKAWWQSHSKWPYPTEEDKARLVQETGLQLKQINNWFINQRKRNWHSSPSTSTVLKSKRKRYSY; this is encoded by the exons ATGGCGTACCATAACCCCCAAGACCTTCCACTTCACCATTTCACTGACCAACAACAACACCATAACCATACTCTCCCTCACAACTCCTTGCTCTCCGACCCTGCCTCCAAACCTGCCTCCGATCCTCACCAACCCGCGCCAAATTGGCTCAACAACGCCCTTCTCCGAACGGACTACAcccacaccaccaccaccaccaccaccaacaccgCTGctaacaacagcaacaacagcaCCAACTTCCTCAACCTCCACACTTCCGCTTCCGACTCCGGCCAATGGCAGGCCCGCCCGATCCTTAACCGCAACCACAGCGAGGTCATCGATGACGTGGCCGGCGCAGGCGCCGAATCCGGAGATTTGAAGGGAGAGACGGCGCCGGTGGACGGCCTCTTGAACTGGCAGAATGCGAGATTGAAGGCGGAGATTTTAACGCATCCTCTGTACGAACAGCTTCTGTCGGCACACGTGGCGTGCTTGCGGATCGCCACGCCGGTCGACCAGTTGCCCAGGATCGACGCTCAGCTCGCACAGTCCCAGAATGTGGTCGCCAAGTACTCTGCCTTCGGACAAGCCATCGTTGGCGACGATAAAGAACTCGATCAGTTCTTg TCCCACTATGTTCTGTTGCTCTGTTCTTTCAAAGAACAACTTCAACAGCATGTCCGGGTCCATGCAATGGAAGCAGTCATGGCTTGTTGGGAGATCGAGCAATCCTTACAAAGTTTAACAG GAGTTTCACCCGGGGAAGGTACGGGAGCAACAATGTCTGATGACGAAGATGAGCAAGTAGATAGTGATGCCAATctgtttgatggtgctttggatGGTCCTGATAGCATGGGATTCGGTCCTCTTATTCCCACAGAGAATGAGAGGTCCCTCATGGAACGTGTAAGACATGAATTGAAGCACGAATTGAAACAG gGTTATAAAGATAAAATCGTGGACATAAGAGAGGAAATTTTACGTAAGAGACGAGCTGGGAAACTTCCTGGTGACACGACCTCTGTCCTTAAAGCTTGGTGGCAATCACATTCCAAGTGGCCTTATCCTACG GAGGAGGATAAGGCACGGTTGGTGCAGGAAACGGGTTTGCAGTTAAAGCAGATCAATAATTGGTTTATCAATCAAAGGAAGAGGAACTGGCATAGCAGTCCCTCAACTTCTACTGTTTTGAAGAGCAAGCGCAAAAGGTATTCATATTAA
- the LOC102660700 gene encoding uncharacterized protein, whose amino-acid sequence MAGTPSRLEEIIASLNCFRVLYAPQGPHRYESRGEEQETLEIRRKWLRKKLERAMKVLSEILVWPKKSFSLRRLRTCISEAKEMKRKMQFQYDPKSYALNFDDGSIEEDDGVFLDFSARYACPLGINKLYLEWEHSEA is encoded by the coding sequence ATGGCGGGGACTCCATCAAGGCTTGAAGAAATTATAGCTTCACTTAACTGTTTCCGTGTGCTCTACGCCCCACAAGGCCCACATCGATATGAATCGCGTGGGGAAGAGCAAGAAACGTTGGAGATTCGTCGAAAATGGTTGCGGAAGAAACTAGAGAGGGCGATGAAGGTGTTGTCAGAAATTTTGGTGTGGCCAAAGAAGAGTTTTTCTTTGCGGAGGTTGAGGACGTGTATTAGTGAAGCCAaggaaatgaaaaggaaaatgcaATTCCAGTATGATCCCAAGAGTTATGCGCTTAATTTTGATGATGGATCAATAGAGGAGGATGATGGTGTTTTTCTTGATTTCTCGGCTCGGTATGCATGTCCATTAGGGATAAACAAGCTATATTTGGAATGGGAGCACAGTGAAGCTTAA